The window AACCGCTCTCCTCACAGCTTTTCGCCATGGATTGCGCGAAGAAGTTCAACAACTGATCGTAGTATATGAAGATTCCCTGGGATTAGAGAGTTTGATCCAAAAAACTATCCGGGTCTCCCAACGTCTTGCTGCTTGCAGTCACACCGCTCCCGCTGTAAATCCTCCGCCTGTCTCACCATCTGCCGCGCCTCCAGCACCTGAACCCATGCAAGTTGACACTTACCATCTCACCACCTCAGAACGACAACGCCGCATTCAACTTACGGTTGTGCCTGTATTGTGGGGGAGATGGACATCAACTACCCACCTGTCCAGTTCGGCCTCCTCGTCCAGCGGTGAGTACCATTCAATTACCACCTCAAACAGCACGTTTAACTAAGACCTGGGTGAACCTAAGACATTGTCAATCTTCTGTTTCAGTACAAGCCCTCATTGACTCCGGGTCGGCGGGGAACTTCATCAGCCAACAAACCCTCAATCAACTGAATGCCAAACGCCAACGTAGCCCCGTCGACCTGAAAATTACTACCATACAGGGAAAACCGCTGGGCCGAGGTCATGTCCGTTACTTCTCCCCCACACTCATCCTTCGCGTCGGTCACTTGCATGTGGAGGACATCACATTTATGGTGCTGGAGGAGTCAACCGCTGACATTATCCTGGGACGCCCATGGTTAAACCAACACCAACCGTACATCCATTGGTCAAATGGTGAAATCCTCAAGTGGGGTAAGAACTGccatgaaaactgcattacctTACCAGTAAGAGTTCTTCAATCATCTTCTTCATCCAGAAAACCACCACTGCCGATCCAATCTACCTCAGTCGAAAGTCCAGAAACCCAAGTCCAAGTAACCATTCCTCCAGCTTATCGGGCGTTCCAGGATGTCTTCAGTAAGCGGTTGGCAACCCAACTTCCACCtcatcggccatgggactgcgccatcgACCTCCTGCCTGGGGCTACATTACCAAAGGGAAGAGTATACCCATTGTCCATCCCGGagcagaaggccatggaggagtacGTCCAAGAAGCTCTTCAGCAGGAGTTCATACGACCATCGACTTCCCCTGCCGCGTCGAgtttcttcttcgtggccaagaaggacggaggcttgcggccgtGTATTGACTATCGCCATCTCAATTCACAGACCGTTAAGTTCAGCTATCCCCTTCCTCTGGTCCCTGCTGCCCTGGAACAATTACGTGGAGCCACCATTTTCTCAAAACTGGACTTGAGGAGTGCCTACAACCTGATTCGCATACGgaagggggacgagtggaagacagcGTTCATCACCCCGTCCGGGCACTACGAATATCAGGTGATGCCGTATGGATTGTCCAATAGTCCGTCTGTGTTCCAGAATTATATGAATGAAGTTTTCCGAGATTACCTGAACAAGTTCGTCATTGTATATATCGATGACATTCTCATCTATTCTCATCGTTATGAAGACCATGTGAACCATGTCAAACTCGTCCTCCAGAAGCTCCGTGAACACCAACTCTACCTTAAACTGGAAAAATGCGAATTCCACACCTCCTCAGTCCAGTTCCTGGGTTATGTCATCGATTCCAATGGTGTGAAGATGGACCAGGGGAAGGTGGAAGCCATCACTCACTGGAAGCAACCCAACACCATCAAGGAGCTTCAGAGGTTCCTGGGCTTTGCTAATTTCTACCGCCGTTTCATTAACAACTACAGCATGCTCAGTTCACCACTCACCTCTCTTCTCCGTAAccggcccaagtctctgtcctggaacccCACGGCCACGAACGCCTTCCATCAGTTGAAACTCGCCTTCAAGTCCGCTCCGATCCTGGTCCATCCCGATCCAAACCGTCAGTTCATCGTCGAGGTAGATGCCTCTTCCACCGGGGTCGGAGCGGTACTGTCCCAGCGGCAGGGGGATCCTCCacgactccatccatgcgccttctatTCCAAGAAGCTATCCCCGGCGGAGCAGAATTACGACATTGGCAATCGTGAGCTCCTGGCGATCAAGCTCGCATTGGAGGAGTGGCGAcaattggctggagggagcaaAGGAACCGTTTGAAGTCATCACTGACCACCGCAACCTTGAATATCTACGAGACGCAAAAAGACTCAACCATCGCCAAGCCCGATGGGCCTTATTCTTCACCAGATTCAACTTCAAAGTCACCTACCGTCCAGGAAATCAGAACAACCGTGCTGATGCTCTATCTCGTCTTCATCAAGCAGATCCCGATCCTGAAACTCCAGAACCTATCCTCCCTCCAGCCATGATCGTAAGCCCTATCCAATGGACCATCAACCAACAGATCCAACAAGAGAACCTTCTCCAACCTGCTCCGCCGGGAGGTCCAGAGGGTAGATTGTACGTTCCACCTCATCACCGGATCACCCTCTTGGACTTAGCTCACTCATCTCCGGGCTCTGGACACCCAGGCAGGAGAAGGACCCTCTCGCTCCTTCAACAACGTTATTGGTGGCCATCCATGCCTCAGGACATCTCCCAGTACATCAGGGGCTGCTCAGTCTGTGCCATCGCGGATACCCCTAGGAGATTGCCTGAAGGAAAGCTTGTGCCTCTGCCCATCCCAGAACGACCCTGGACCCACATTGGAATAGACTTTATGACAGATCTTCCTTCCTCTCAAGGATTCACCTGTATACTCGTTGTGGTGGATAGATTCTCGAAATCCTGTAAGCTCATTCCTCTCAAAGGACTACCAACGGCCTTCGAAACGGCAGAGGCACTCTTTCACAACGTCTTCCGCCACTTCGGTTTACCTGAAGACATCGTTTCTGACCGCGGACCACAGTTCATCTCCCGGGTCTGGACCGCATTCTTCCGCCTCCTAGGGGTATCCGTCAGCCTCTCGTCAGGATACCACCCTCAGACCAACGGCCAGACTGAGCGGAAAATCCAGGAAATCGGGAGGTTCCTGAGGGTCTACTGTCACCGTAACCAGGACTGTTGGAGCCAGTATCTGCCCTGGGCCGAATACGCCCAGAATTCCCTCCAGCAGTCCACCACAGGGCTCACCCCGTTCCAGTGTGTGTTAGGATACCAACCTCCCTTGTTTCCATGGTCGGGTGAGCCCTCGGAGATCCCAGCGGTAGATCACTGGTTCCGacagagcgagagggtctgggactcagctcacgtGCACCTCCAGCAGGCAGTCCGGAGGCACAAGGAGCAAGCTGACGCCCGCCGACGACCCACTCCTCAATATCAACCAGGACAACAAGTTTGGCTCTCCACTCGGGACATCCGCCTCCGGCTGCCTTGCCTGTAAGCTGAGTCCCCGGTACATCGGACCATTCACCATCGAGAGGCAGCTGAATGAAGTGACCTACCGTCTCCAACTCCCAGCACAGTACCGCATCTCACCATCCTTCCATGTTTCACTTCTCAAACCCTTCACTGACCCTTTGTCTCCTCCTTCCACAGAGCCTGGTGATGATGCCGTACCTCCTCCTCCTGCCATCGATGAAGACACCAACATCTACCGGGTGAGAGCTATCCTTGACTCGCGGCGACGTGGGTCCCAACTGGAGTACCTAGTGGACTGGGAGAACTACGGCCCAGAGGAGCGATGCTGGGTCAACCGCCAGGATATCCTTGACCCCAGTCTACTCACCGATTTCCACCAGGAACATCCCGACTGTCCCGCTCCTCGAAGCCGTGGTAGACCCCGTCGCCGCCGTCGTTCCCAGCCGTCAGGAGCCGCCCGTGgaggagggggtactgtcacggctACACAACCGGCACCTTCAGACACGGACACTTACGCCACGCCCACTCGTTCAcaatcaccggaatactgaaCACCTGTGCATCATCACCAGAGCCACATATAAGCACACCAGTCCCGTTCACGCATTGTCTGGTCTTGCACCGATCCCTACACGTCACTCGACCTCGTCTTACCTGAACTTTGTACCTACCTGTTGTCTTCATCTCCAGTCCTGAGTTCCCCGTCATCATCTGTGTCTTCATCGTCATCTGCCAAGGAAAGTTATCATTGTTATACCTATTGTCTGTTCTACGTGTCAAGATTCTCTACCTGTGTCATCACCTGTGTCTGAAACCTCTGTCAATAAACACTGTTGCACTTACCTCATCTGTGTCCTCGTCTGTGTCTGACAATTAtctacttgtttattgaactctTGTATAAAATTAGTGTCAATTTCAACCGAGGTGATATGTGATCATATGTCATAAATAGCTAGCTATAAAAACCCCACATATGAAATTTTTATTGCAACATGATAACTGAGTTTCTTTGTGTGAGCAGAGcttatttgttttgaattctCCTCAAGAGGTTACGTGAGTCTCAACAGCGCAATATCACCGCCAATGTAACTTACATTACATATATTAATATCCACTCTCAATCGCCACTTAAGCTAAATAaatcattctcgtgttatggttgtttttgacattttaatcaagcTACTTATCTGGTCAGGCAAGTAAAATTATCTTTCACATCAAAAAATCCACTTGTCCCGCAGTCCCGGACAAGCGTATGACGAGCCCTAAGCCCATGTGCCGGGGCTCAGCCCCGGACGGCCCCGGCGCAATTTAACCCCTGTATATATATCATACAAACACCTTTGTAATAGAAAACAAGAACTAGTTTTAGGCTCAGCCTTGAGGAGTTTTGTTGTGTACATATATGGCAAATACCATTCCTCaataattgtaatgttttgtaaacTTGCGTTCTGTTTATTTCTCTCTtacagtaaaagtaaaaaagttatTTGAGTTAAAACTCTCTTGAAGTAAAAAAAGGTAATACATTCAATATAGTTCAAGTTATGAAAGaagactaaattaaataaaatactaatgaaaataaaacatgaatttgtTGATTTGTCTCATTTCAAATCACGtctgacatttataatgtgactGCAGGTTATGCAACAGGCATTGAACAATGAAAAGTGTCTACATTGAGGTGTTTAAGTAAACTGTAAAACACAATCAAAAACTACCATTGGTTAGTTAAGGATACagaagattaaaaaataaataaataaataaatacaaatttacaTATAGTCCTGAATAGGAATAGGGGCCCAATTGGATCCTATTAAAATCCTGTAGAAATTATCCTAcaggatatttatttattgtcttaTAAGACAATTCTCACAGAATCCTATAGGAATCCATTAGGAATATTTTAGGACAAGACATAAATATCCTATAAGATAGTTCCTAATGGAATCCTATAGGATTGGTTCCAAAATATGATAGAAATTCTTATTGGAATCCTGTACAGATTTCTTATTGGAATCCTTTAGGATTTTTTGACAAGGGCGGCCAGCACACCACCGAATAGAAAAGGACACTCGCCACCACAGTGAAGCGAatttcacgcgcgaatgaagcgagtatatatatatatatatatatatatatatagcctatagctcaaattgagtaaagagcGTGTTTtatatggagtcaaattaatgccttaaagttttgcacaaaaataaagttttgcaaaaaaaaaaaaaaaaaaaaaaaaaaaaaaaaaattgagcaataaaaaatgttttgcaaacaaaaataataaattacaaaataaaataacgtagtgcaaaaataaaaatataatcaattacaaaaatcaatgacagctgtaatcctattttatctttgccacatatttctcatgctcaaacctactaaatcatttgaaacgctcattttattctgcgtttcagtcaagcgtgcgctcacgaaaccggttttcctttgcgctgcacttttctgtgcggttttctttatggcactggtttgacgtgcgGGTGTCCTCCATGGTGTGGTTTCTTTGGAACTTGGATGATACAGGATGTATCATTCCAGTTCCAAAGAACTGAGATGATGCAATGCATCCTGTATCAGCACGGCATAGGCGCCGATCCCGTGGGTGCTCGGGGGCTGGAGTACCCACGGAAAAgtacgagatattctccattgattttaaccaataaaaattcGATTGGAGCTTTCAGACACGATCTTAACcctttttttatagtttatttaaggCCGTTTCTATGGCGATATTTTAATGGCAAGCTTCAAGAGCGCATCCAAGTGATGCGCGAGCACAAATGGCCTTGCTCTCGTTTAGATGCGTGCGCTCAAACCactttttacagtctatggctcAAACTCACCTTGCATCAGATATCAGCGAGAGCATGTCTCGCGAGTCGCGACAATGCACGGATATAATGCAAATGAAACATCCAGTTGACGTTAATTTGAGTTAAACAACCTAGCGTTGAAAcgtgttgttttttaaatcatgcTGAGAAACGTTGTGTTTAGTCTTCAGACATGCGTGTCAATCTATCGCCTGACTCTACTTTCCAGGGAAATCactaacaaaatgcacacaaacatttccctgctcttgatataatGAACTTATTTGAacttaatgagaaaaaaatatatatgaggGCAGATTCGAACCACAGAAAAGTAGAGCACGGCTGAACTTCTGACTctatttacaaaaaatactaCCACGAGACCATTAGGGAATACGAAATAGAAGTGCGGATTTATCTATAATATGGATGTAATTGATGTGGGGCactgggcacccaccggcagaaaccGGCGTCTATGCACAAGTCAATAGACTGTCACACACCTTTGGCATTTTAGACAAAATAAACTTATTCTTTGCTTATATTTCTACAGTCAACTCTTCAAATGACCTTCAGACATTTTCAGGTGTGATTTAGGTGTCCTTACACTTCTTGGGACCGATATACATCACATCCTTTGTGTTAGTTTTTCTGTTAAGAAGAACTGGAGATGAACTTCATACTTTGCATTTCCAGTGTATTTCTAAGTAAACACGGATATTCGCCACCATCAATGCTGTAGTttacttttacagcatttactGAACAGATGTTGAGCATTATTGCTATAATTTACACATGGACGTATTCCAGAGTCAACTTAACTTCAATTAGGAACTTGCTGTTAGTGTAAATCGCCCTGCTGACCAGATGATTTAGTATCCTTTTAGATGGAAATACAGGCATTaaattatgagcactgacaggtgaagtgaataacactgcttatctcttcatcacggcacctgttagatatatgcctcgacgggtcagggctgttttgggaCCAACACAATTAGGAATGTGGTCAtaatgcctgatcggtgtatgtgtgtgtgtgagataaaGGCTCTGATTCAATGCACAagaaaattttcttttttttctttcagaaatGCAATGACAGAGATGCTTCAGCAGCTGCACTGCGCAAAACTCCGACGTGAGTTTTCTGTTATCAATCCGGCCAAAAGGTGCGTGAGAATGAAGATCAACCAGCGATCCAGACATTTCAGATCTTAGCCAATAGAGGGtgtgcacgtgacgtcaccgtcgaccgttaagACTGCGGTCTGCATATCATATGTTATTATCAGTAGCGTGACCATCTCAGCGCTAGATTATGTTAAACATTTTGTAAGCTTTATTCTAATATAAATTCCTGAACACATGCAGACATACTTTTGTCAGAGGCTTAATGTTCTTGCTTTATTCAGCCTGAGTGGCGCTCTAATGTTGATTAGCACAACACATGAATAAAATGCTATCTTAGGAATTGCCTTAATGTTGTGTTTATTGCCTCAGGAATTCCCGTGAGGAAAAGAATGTCTATTTTTGCAGAACTAGGATACTGAGCACACTTAAACTAAAggatttatattttcattaatttGATACGCTTCTCCACATAGGAAGAACAGACATGCCAACTAGTTACTGACCTGATGCAGACTCATACATAGCTGAAGCAGATGTATATCGCCTTGTTTTGTAACGAGGCTTACATAAAGTGACGTGAAAAGTTAGGCTGGGTTCACAAcgcaagcggcagcagagcagaagcagcgCGTTAGCAGCGCGTGAGCGTGAACCGCAGCTGCAGAGACACgcgagtattcacactggaagcgtttgaacagcgtcacagcagcggctcgaagctacatataaagtgagcatttctttacaaagacagctatttgtttttataattggtcattgttaaacttgatagtcttgaaagtttgttaaaatgcaaggtgtacaacactcacatataaacgtaaaataaataaaaaataaataaataaaagcctcgtgtcatccattgctgcacacgaatgagggaggtaagctttgtgttttacatcatctgacgcatgaacatgtttacaagacagcaaactcgggtttgatttgggtatgcaagagcctaaattgctgtctgtgtaataactaaaataatgtttatatatcatattttctggctatagtttagttttctataatataccatactttaacccaaactgaataattaaaaacaagtttaaatgagtaaatcttctataaataCTTCTActtcaattcttgttaaaacacactagatatgcttattctgtgcattttgagcactttttgtgtgaaatcatatttattttgtccatcaaaggtgtactttcactttaattgagcgttagcagcgcagcaaaaatagacccagCGCCGAAAAGCTTCTGCTCTGCTCCTGCTCCGCGCTGCCGCGCAGCCTCTGCGTGCGGTGTGAACGAACGCTCTCATCTGTTAACATGGACGCCGAAAAAATACGcgctgcttctgctctgctgccgcttgcggtgtgaacccggcctTAGGCAGCCTGAAATCTGCCCCAATGGCTCTCAATTATTGCGCTGCAGTTCCATTTTCCACCACAGATTAACTAGTAATAGTAAAATAGTGGTTGCGCTTTACGTCGGCCACACACTACAAGATATTTGGGGCGATTTTGGACCGATTTCCCCCCTTCTGACAATCCTATAAGTGAAACTGATtttggacagacttctgagaCAGCGCAACAGCTTAATGATTTACAGCAAAATGGAGCTTGGGTGATAACTAAGCAAATATTACTATAATACTATATTACTAATATTACTAATACTACAATAGTAGGCTAATTTCTTGCTAGAAATTACACCAAGTGGAAAACATTGGTCAAAAATGTGCATTTGCACACAAACTGGCCACCAACCGCaactttcagatgccttttttttttttaatcttttttttatctttttttattgatgCCTTGTTACCTTGGAATGCAGCCTCCAAAAGCAGCATTTTTAAGCTTTCAGACGAAGCCACTGAGAGCAGCTCAAGTGTGTCAAAAGGTTGCAGTTCTTGACTTTTATGCAAATATCAAGCAAAAAATGTCTTGAGCATTTAAAAAAGTACAGGTTGTGCCAGAGTTTATGCTCCATTTAGTGTGTAAATCGTATTGTTTACACATTGGACGCTTTGCAGTTATATGTTAAATAGGCTATTGCAGTTTGAATGCTTTCATTGTGATTATACTGGCTGGGTTTACAAGTTTATCAAATTGACAGCATATCTTAGCACATTCAGAAACAAAGCTTGCATCTGTGATCGCTTGTATCTGTGATAGTATATTGTCAGTGTGTTGGAAAAAAACGTATATTAAACATACTCGCTACAGTATGACTTTTCGTTGGTTAAACATTTGCAAGACCTTCAAACAGAAgtaaagggtgaccaatagtaatgaattattaaaaaaaatgaataaaataaaaagatgaaATATGGAGATCTGAAAGATTTCTgtgcctccattgacagtccacgCAACTACCGCTTTGACgcatcaaaaagttcattaagagaatgtaaaactaatccatatgcctttgagaagctcaaacatgctgcgtagcACGacaatgaacctcattggttcttgcagaagctcaaacgttgTTTGAAGGCatgttccgaaaatgaacaaaagtcttacaggtttggaacaacatgagggtgagtaaatgacaaaatttaatttttttggtgaaataaccctttaatgtgaTACGATTAAACTGTGCAATATCATGAAACTAGTTTACACAACGCTATTTATCTTCGAAAACATAACTATTAACGTACTTGTTTTAAATGCTTACAAATGAGCAGAAATAGCTATGAACAGTTACAGCAAACTCTATTGCTGGCATTAGACCAGAAATACACAATAATAGTTTCTACTCTCTTCAGACTCCCCAtccttaaaaagaaaaacactgacCGAATCTGGCTGGGGTTGACTGTTATCAGATCCGTCTTCATCCCAACATCACTGTCATTAACCGCTGCCAAATTAAacctgaaagagagagaaaacatcATATTAACAGGAAGGATGGATGAATCCAGACGGATGTGTTGTGGTCAGTGAGGGAGCAAGGAATGATGGGATGTGTTTACCGTATGACGAAGTCTGCGCTGTCAATCTCACGTCCACAGCTGCTGTTTTTCAAAATCCCACCACTGCCGACCACAGCACACCGACCCAGACGCCGACCGGACCAGGGGAtgtcctgcacacacacacacacacacacacacacacacacacacacacacacacacacatatatttctATCATTATGAGGACATTCCATTGACatgatgatttttatactgtacaaactgtatattctctcCCTTAACCCTAaatctacccatcacagaaaactttttacatttgtacattttttaaaaacatgatttataagctgttgaccaagaatgtccccacaaggacaaggatttccCAATCTTTTGCCATCGTATTTTGTCCTCATATTTACCAGAACCACACACACCTCGGGAAGCATACTGTGAAGTGCTGCAgtcattttgtatgtttttgttgtgCTTGTTTCATATGGGATGGTTTGATTGACGGCTGTGTTGCGTTTGGTGATGATGAATGATTCTGTGGCATTACAACAAAACTGCAGCCTGAATCTGTCatgaacagagagagagagaagagttTGAGGATCTGAAGTAAAAATACTCAATCTgcatcacaaacacacagtcaGAACAAACTATATTCAATGAGATCTCTAGGTTTCACATGACAATGGGACTTGCTCAACAACTTCTCTTCTCATGGACATACAATAAAGACCCTAAAGGAATGTGCAACTGAACATACAAGTTGTTTCTGTCGCTCAAATAGCAGATTATTGCACCAAGACAATCAGTACAATCCCCAGGCAattcatcaaaatgtaaaaaaaagtgcCTGTCAAACGCATAAGCGTGAATGTAAAGAGATTAGAGACACAAACCTGTTTAGCTCACGCTCAGTTTGGTTTGATTTATACGGGCAGCTCATGAAATCTGAAAGATCCTGCGTGAAACTCTTGAGTTCTATACTGAGAGGGAAACATAAGCATTTATTCAAAGTTGCGgaaagtgatttctgagaaacgctgttgaaaaTTTAAATCAACACCTAAAACTATTTTGTGAATATTAGATGtctgttctgtgtgtgtgctgaaaaaatatcatgtttgtACAATAGTCCTGCCTCAAAAATGGGAGAAAAAACAAAGTTGATCAGTTGCTTGggtgttgatttcaaatatcaacagtgtttttcagaaatcgcttactgtaCGTGGTCAGTCCTGAAATATAACCTAACACTGGCTGATCCTCATTCTCACACACCTTTTGGCTGGTTTGATGACGGAAAACTTGCTTCTGAGTTTTGCACAGTGCAGCTGCTGTAGCGTGTCTGTCATCCCATCTCTGAAAGAAAAACAACCTTATAAAGCTTACTATTTCATATTTGATATGTGAATTTCTAAAGCCTCTATACAGTTGAACGTATTTGAATCACATGGCAAACTTCCACATTATTCAACCCGATCTCACGGCAATTAATTCGTACGTTTTTTGCAAGGTGGCTAACTCCACCTCAAAATTCCActtacgatttagcaaaaaaacgTACGAATTCGTacattttttgctaaatcataagtattttacaaggtggctaattcgACCTTACTCGTACGAATTCGtatgtttttttctaaatggTAAGTAGCCTATTTTACAAGTTGCCAAATTCTTATGAATTCGCCCGAGCGGCCTACcactaaccccgcccctaaaacTACCCGTcatggggtttagacaaatcgtatgaattcgtacaaattAGCTACCTCAAAAAATCCGTACGAATTGGTTGTGAGATAGCggtgaaattatgacattaaaggtgcgttcacgcggcctcgtaattcctgtagttgcagattctagcttgtaaaaagcattcacgtcctcgtagagctcgtaattacagcttgtaagctgggagttttctgaaagctcccacatgtaccacgtggccgctgtaccacctgaccgctgtatattcatttaggcgtt of the Megalobrama amblycephala isolate DHTTF-2021 linkage group LG24, ASM1881202v1, whole genome shotgun sequence genome contains:
- the LOC125260057 gene encoding alpha-2,8-sialyltransferase 8F-like isoform X6, with amino-acid sequence MTDTLQQLHCAKLRSKFSVIKPAKSIELKSFTQDLSDFMSCPYKSNQTERELNRFRLQFCCNATESFIITKRNTAVNQTIPYETSTTKTYKMTAALHSMLPEDIPWSGRRLGRCAVVGSGGILKNSSCGREIDSADFVIRFNLAAVNDSDVGMKTDLITVNPSQIRFKNLEKNPDPLLEKVSVYGNASLIMPAFAYTFCTSQSIKTLKVLQPIRPQQPVVFFSPSYLRTLDRFWKGRGLQEVRLSTGFMLISTALELCEHVHVYGFWPFGSDLQERPVPYHYYDQLKPHRYMHKMPEEFVRLLQLHSQGALTLHLQPCASHHDTMNTEYL